A stretch of Anoplolepis gracilipes chromosome 12, ASM4749672v1, whole genome shotgun sequence DNA encodes these proteins:
- the LOC140671986 gene encoding uncharacterized protein: protein MILYGAPVWAEDISDNQRTLGILHGVQRKMALRVVRAYRTVSFEAATSLAGIPPVELLARMYTDVYRRMRGLREAGRNIVCRARSAVGRQHHKKMLERWKQQLLSPSGRAAGRRVVEAIGPHLEA from the coding sequence ATGATACTGTACGGGGCACCCGTATGGGCCGAGGATATCAGCGACAACCAAAGGACTCTGGGCATTTTACACGGGGTCCAAAGGAAAATGGCATTACGGGTGGTACGTGCCTACCGTACAGTGTCGTTTGAAGCGGCGACTTCTTTGGCGGGGATTCCTCCCGTGGAGCTTCTCGCGAGAATGTACACCGATGTGTACCGACGCATGCGAGGGCTCCGGGAGGCGGGGCGGAACATCGTCTGCCGGGCGAGGAGTGCGGTGGGGCGGCAACACCATAAGAAAATGCTGGAACGGTGGAAGCAGCAGTTGCTCTCTCCGTCTGGCAGAGCTGCGGGGCGTAGAGTGGTTGAGGCCATAGGGCCTCACTTAGAGGCCTag